From a region of the Candidatus Brocadia sp. genome:
- a CDS encoding RnfABCDGE type electron transport complex subunit B translates to MEVLLGAAITLVILGAVFGMGLAIASDKFAVKVDSRIESINEVLPGVNCGACGQPGCSGFAQAVVEGKAPVTGCTVGQAAVAELVANIMGVTFEKKERTVAVVMCHAKGVKNKFVYQGVRDCRAAHVVGGGFLGCDYGCLGLGTCVEACKFEAMYMGEEGLPKVIEERCTACGKCAAVCPRKLISIVPVSKMVHVRCKSLDKGAVAKKICQDSCIACKRCEKICPYDAIHVQNNLAVIDYHKCTSCGKCVEVCPNHTIINLARKRSLAKRTLTV, encoded by the coding sequence ATGGAAGTACTTTTAGGCGCTGCTATTACGCTCGTCATTTTGGGTGCAGTTTTTGGGATGGGCCTTGCCATTGCCTCGGATAAATTTGCCGTTAAAGTCGATTCCCGGATTGAAAGTATTAATGAAGTACTTCCGGGGGTAAATTGTGGTGCATGTGGTCAACCCGGTTGCAGCGGTTTTGCCCAGGCCGTTGTTGAAGGCAAGGCGCCGGTAACTGGTTGTACGGTGGGACAGGCTGCCGTTGCTGAGCTGGTGGCAAATATTATGGGCGTCACGTTTGAAAAAAAGGAGCGGACGGTTGCCGTCGTAATGTGCCATGCGAAGGGTGTTAAAAATAAATTCGTCTACCAGGGAGTCAGAGACTGCCGTGCGGCGCACGTTGTTGGCGGTGGTTTTCTTGGATGTGATTATGGATGTCTGGGCTTAGGCACCTGTGTGGAGGCATGTAAATTTGAAGCTATGTACATGGGAGAAGAGGGCCTCCCTAAGGTAATTGAAGAACGATGCACGGCATGCGGAAAATGCGCAGCAGTATGTCCCAGAAAACTTATCAGCATTGTGCCAGTATCAAAGATGGTGCACGTGCGTTGCAAATCCCTTGATAAAGGCGCTGTCGCGAAAAAGATTTGCCAGGACTCTTGTATCGCCTGCAAACGGTGCGAGAAGATATGCCCATACGATGCCATCCATGTACAAAACAATCTTGCCGTAATTGATTACCATAAGTGCACTTCCTGTGGCAAATGTGTTGAGGTTTGTCCAAATCATACCATTATTAATCTTGCCAGAAAACGCAGTCTCGCAAAACGCACCCTAACCGTCTAA
- a CDS encoding 16S rRNA (uracil(1498)-N(3))-methyltransferase yields MHQDRFYLSYTPETQEIWLDNGEAHHVLHVKRAKPGTKITLFDGRGFEYLAHVTEILRDKVKVFIEQSRAVDRESPVDITIAFSIPKGKHAAFLIQKCSELGIKTLIPIFCRRSVVDIRDTAGEKSERWSKLAIEASKQCKRNCVTQIENLMPFADLVKNACHYDLPLIACTEPHAKTLKHLVREYPAAKKIICIIGPEGGFAENEIRAAEEAGFMPVVIGNSTLRVETAAIAISSMLLYAYSDG; encoded by the coding sequence ATGCATCAAGATCGCTTTTATCTATCGTACACCCCAGAGACACAGGAAATTTGGCTTGATAATGGTGAGGCGCATCATGTTCTGCATGTAAAACGAGCAAAACCAGGGACAAAAATAACCCTGTTTGATGGAAGAGGGTTTGAATACCTGGCTCATGTTACTGAAATCTTACGCGACAAAGTAAAGGTATTTATTGAACAATCCAGGGCAGTTGACAGAGAATCTCCGGTAGATATTACCATCGCATTTTCTATCCCGAAAGGAAAGCACGCTGCCTTTTTAATTCAAAAATGTTCTGAGTTAGGCATCAAGACGCTAATTCCCATCTTTTGCAGACGAAGCGTTGTCGATATTCGCGATACGGCGGGTGAAAAAAGTGAAAGATGGAGCAAGCTTGCAATTGAGGCATCGAAACAATGCAAGCGAAATTGTGTTACCCAGATTGAAAACCTAATGCCCTTTGCTGATCTTGTAAAGAATGCTTGCCATTACGATCTTCCTCTCATTGCATGCACCGAGCCGCACGCAAAGACATTGAAACACCTTGTCCGTGAATATCCGGCGGCCAAAAAGATCATTTGTATCATAGGACCGGAAGGTGGTTTTGCCGAGAACGAGATTAGAGCAGCAGAAGAAGCGGGTTTTATGCCCGTCGTTATCGGGAATTCAACCCTCAGGGTTGAAACGGCGGCCATTGCAATTTCATCTATGCTCCTTTACGCCTATTCTGATGGGTAA
- the folD gene encoding bifunctional methylenetetrahydrofolate dehydrogenase/methenyltetrahydrofolate cyclohydrolase FolD: protein MVAKLIKGTEIGEQILKEITSEVAQIKEKYGVVPGLVTILVGSNPASLSYVTLKIKTAHRLGFKEVQDNQPATISEKDLLALIDKYNKDNSIHGILVQLPLPKQIDEKKVINAIDPDKDVDGFHPVNVGRLMIGGDEVKFPPCTPAGIQELIIRSGIETSGAEVVVVGRSNIVGKPIANMLVQKGRGADATVTVVHTRTKHLAEHCKRADILIVAAGVPGLVKPEWIKPGACVIDVGVNRVGEKPSKDDPKKMVPLLKGDVDFEAAREIAGYITPVPGGVGPMTITMLMKNTLKSLKCKLGIL, encoded by the coding sequence ATGGTTGCAAAATTGATTAAAGGAACTGAAATCGGAGAGCAAATTCTCAAGGAAATCACTTCTGAAGTAGCGCAAATTAAGGAGAAATATGGTGTTGTGCCAGGTCTGGTAACGATACTGGTAGGCAGTAATCCCGCTTCTTTATCGTATGTTACCCTGAAGATTAAAACCGCTCATCGGTTGGGGTTTAAAGAAGTGCAGGATAATCAGCCAGCGACTATTTCAGAAAAGGACCTGCTTGCACTTATTGACAAGTACAACAAAGATAATTCCATTCATGGCATCCTTGTTCAACTTCCCCTTCCAAAACAGATTGATGAAAAGAAGGTGATCAATGCCATTGATCCTGACAAGGACGTCGACGGTTTTCACCCCGTCAATGTCGGACGCCTTATGATCGGAGGCGATGAAGTAAAATTCCCGCCGTGCACGCCGGCAGGTATTCAGGAATTGATTATCCGTTCCGGCATTGAAACGAGCGGCGCTGAGGTAGTCGTGGTCGGGCGCTCAAATATCGTGGGAAAGCCCATCGCCAACATGCTGGTACAGAAGGGAAGGGGGGCTGACGCAACGGTTACCGTTGTTCATACGCGCACAAAGCATCTGGCGGAACATTGCAAGCGCGCAGATATCTTAATCGTTGCAGCGGGTGTTCCAGGCCTGGTAAAACCGGAGTGGATTAAGCCTGGCGCATGTGTCATAGATGTAGGCGTTAACCGGGTCGGTGAAAAACCCAGCAAAGACGACCCAAAAAAGATGGTTCCTCTTTTGAAAGGTGACGTTGATTTTGAAGCAGCCAGAGAGATTGCCGGATACATCACCCCTGTTCCTGGTGGTGTTGGGCCAATGACCATTACTATGCTGATGAAAAATACCCTAAAATCCCTGAAATGCAAGTTAGGCATTCTATAG
- a CDS encoding porin translates to MKNLYHWGFAGIVCSAMIGFATPIFAEEAMPLSATSEEGKIANFFKSVEVSGFIDTYYSYNFSKPDDQRGTTPTNVRDDHEGDWIDVRAFDRENNSFTLDNIEISVFKQSTEKDPIGFGFTTNYGEIAQRLTFVPSDGRVDDDDFTVSQGFVTYKAPVGKGLDFKFGKFATWIGAELWESVDNPNFSRSLLYQNAIPFTNTGLAISYPLLDQLTTTFYLVNGWDTFVDNNDSKTFGYQFNWTVSDNTSFIVNGSHGAEQDEDIVSDADSNMRHFWDIILTLKPFEKTAFNLNFDFGTEEEGNGAAGGFAAGSGTGKWWGFSGIVSQEITDYFGLALRGEYFDDQDAARIGVAALHLWEVTLTANFKIRENLLVRPEVRYDEASQDIFNDRNDELTTAIDVAYLF, encoded by the coding sequence ATGAAGAATTTATATCATTGGGGTTTTGCCGGGATTGTTTGTAGCGCAATGATCGGTTTTGCCACACCGATTTTTGCTGAAGAAGCTATGCCACTCTCAGCAACGTCAGAAGAAGGCAAGATAGCCAATTTCTTCAAGAGCGTAGAAGTAAGTGGATTTATTGATACGTATTATAGCTATAACTTTTCAAAACCGGATGATCAAAGGGGCACGACACCAACAAACGTTCGTGATGATCATGAAGGCGACTGGATAGATGTGAGGGCATTCGACAGGGAAAACAATTCTTTTACCTTAGATAATATAGAGATATCGGTTTTCAAGCAGTCTACCGAAAAAGATCCTATCGGGTTTGGTTTTACGACAAATTATGGTGAAATTGCCCAGCGGTTAACTTTTGTACCGAGCGATGGCAGGGTGGATGACGATGACTTCACGGTAAGCCAGGGATTTGTAACCTATAAGGCGCCGGTGGGGAAGGGACTGGATTTTAAATTCGGCAAATTTGCTACCTGGATCGGCGCTGAACTTTGGGAAAGCGTAGACAATCCGAATTTTTCCCGTTCGCTCCTCTATCAAAATGCGATCCCGTTTACCAATACCGGTCTGGCAATTAGTTATCCCCTCCTGGATCAGTTAACGACTACCTTTTATCTTGTAAATGGATGGGATACCTTCGTTGACAATAACGATAGCAAAACTTTTGGGTATCAGTTCAACTGGACGGTAAGTGATAATACGAGCTTCATTGTAAATGGAAGTCACGGCGCTGAACAAGACGAAGATATTGTGTCGGACGCCGATAGTAATATGAGGCACTTCTGGGATATTATTCTGACATTAAAACCTTTTGAAAAAACTGCTTTTAATCTGAACTTCGACTTTGGCACGGAAGAAGAGGGCAATGGAGCAGCCGGTGGTTTTGCAGCAGGATCAGGCACCGGTAAATGGTGGGGATTCTCTGGTATCGTTAGTCAGGAGATCACGGATTATTTTGGCTTAGCCCTGAGGGGTGAATATTTTGATGATCAGGATGCTGCAAGGATCGGAGTTGCAGCGCTTCATCTCTGGGAAGTCACCCTTACCGCCAATTTCAAGATCAGGGAAAATCTCCTGGTGAGACCAGAAGTCCGCTATGACGAGGCGAGTCAGGATATATTCAATGATCGTAATGACGAACTTACCACGGCAATTGATGTAGCGTATCTGTTCTAA